The following coding sequences are from one Lusitaniella coriacea LEGE 07157 window:
- a CDS encoding SufE family protein — protein sequence MSSAATPLPDKLQRIVERFKRRSNPKQRYEQLLWYAKRLKEMPEQSKTEENKVKGCVSQVYITADLEEGKVWYQGDSDAQLVKGLVGFLLEGLNGLTPEEIISVSPDFIEETGLKVSLTPSRANGFYNIFQTMKKKALGFQLATSSQED from the coding sequence CCCAGACAAACTTCAACGTATTGTCGAGCGCTTCAAGCGACGTTCTAATCCCAAGCAACGTTACGAACAACTTCTTTGGTACGCCAAGCGCCTGAAGGAAATGCCCGAACAGAGCAAAACAGAAGAGAACAAAGTTAAAGGCTGCGTTTCTCAAGTTTATATCACCGCCGATTTGGAAGAGGGCAAGGTTTGGTATCAGGGCGATTCCGATGCCCAACTCGTTAAGGGATTGGTGGGCTTTCTCCTGGAAGGACTCAATGGATTAACCCCGGAAGAAATCATTAGCGTTTCTCCAGATTTTATTGAAGAAACGGGCTTAAAGGTGAGTCTCACCCCTTCCCGCGCGAATGGTTTTTATAATATTTTTCAAACGATGAAGAAAAAAGCTCTGGGTTTTCAACTCGCAACTTCAAGCCAAGAAGATTAA
- a CDS encoding transcriptional repressor, whose product MSPYTAASLKAELNSRGWRLTPQREKILHVFQNLPRGNHLSAEELYNLLDGRDEAISLSTIYRSVKLMARMGILRELELAEGHKHYELNQPYPHHHHHMVCIQCNKTIEFKNDSILKQSLKQTEKEGFQLIDCQLTVMAICPEALRMGWPSALPSNWSCTRVLSERMQQEHLDNEEAN is encoded by the coding sequence ATGTCCCCCTATACAGCCGCTTCCTTAAAAGCAGAACTCAATTCACGGGGCTGGCGTTTGACTCCTCAAAGGGAGAAAATATTGCACGTTTTCCAAAATCTTCCGAGGGGCAATCATCTCAGTGCAGAAGAACTCTACAATCTACTCGACGGACGAGACGAGGCGATTAGTCTATCGACGATTTATCGTAGCGTCAAACTCATGGCGCGGATGGGAATTCTGCGCGAACTCGAACTTGCAGAAGGACACAAGCACTACGAACTCAACCAGCCCTATCCCCACCACCACCATCACATGGTGTGCATTCAGTGCAATAAAACGATCGAATTCAAAAACGACTCAATCTTAAAACAAAGTCTCAAACAAACTGAAAAGGAAGGCTTCCAACTCATTGACTGTCAACTCACCGTCATGGCGATTTGCCCCGAAGCCTTGCGCATGGGATGGCCCTCTGCGCTACCGAGTAATTGGTCTTGTACCCGCGTCTTATCGGAACGAATGCAACAAGAACATCTAGACAACGAGGAGGCGAATTAA
- a CDS encoding PAS domain S-box protein, with the protein MNKPAIILIDREITLSDHLKRELSRALENEFEIKTAVGGMNAVDLAKDLRMGDREVAAIISNPKALEGLTRIVNYAIATFQDITPRKQGEKLLARYNRTLAKEVSEQTEALQDSEQRFKNAFETAPIGMYLVSLKGQLMQVNPSVCRILGYSESELLARTFQEITHPEDVEIDLRYVRQLLRGKRPRYHVEKRYVHKNGQIVWALLSVSLVRDVQQQPSYFICQIQDITARKETEEALRASERRYATLTKMSPAGIFRTDPQGNYSFVNDRWCQMTGLTPQLAMGMGWASALHPEDRDRVATDWCRAAQLNLPFSCEYRFMSPDGVVVWVVGQAVAEKDSKGNIISYIGTVTDVSALKQVETALQEKNEALNQTLQELKRTQNELIQSEKMVALGQLIAGVAHEINTPLAAIRSSIEHISDFFDQKLDKTSSFYRHLSSPRQQDFLNLLDRSAQGSATISHREKRQYKRRLIRKLEGDAIANADILADYLIDMGIYEPSDALAPLFQDPNGLSIVKTAYQLTSVKSSAQTITTATDRAAKVVFALKTYAHYDHSERKIPTDILKGIETVLTLYQNQFKGGVKILRRYAPNLPMIWGYPDELNQVWTNLIHNALQAMNNQGRLIFEVVLRNCGICVSVIDSGGGIPQEIQPRIFQPFFTTKPPGEGSGLGLDIAKKIIEKHQGTIGFESEPGKTAFRVCLPLNRPEE; encoded by the coding sequence ATGAATAAACCCGCAATTATTCTTATCGATCGCGAAATAACCCTCTCAGACCATTTAAAAAGGGAATTATCGCGTGCTTTGGAAAATGAATTTGAAATTAAAACTGCTGTTGGTGGAATGAATGCTGTAGACCTCGCTAAGGATTTGCGGATGGGCGATCGCGAAGTGGCTGCAATTATCTCTAATCCCAAAGCCCTAGAAGGATTGACGAGAATCGTGAATTACGCGATCGCGACCTTTCAAGATATTACCCCCCGCAAGCAAGGAGAAAAACTGCTTGCCCGTTACAATCGCACCTTAGCCAAGGAAGTCAGCGAACAAACAGAAGCACTTCAGGACAGCGAACAGCGCTTTAAAAACGCCTTTGAAACCGCTCCTATTGGAATGTATTTGGTGTCTTTGAAAGGGCAATTGATGCAGGTGAATCCCTCGGTGTGTCGAATTTTAGGCTATAGTGAGTCCGAATTGCTCGCGCGCACCTTTCAGGAAATTACCCACCCCGAAGATGTCGAGATCGATCTGCGCTATGTTCGGCAACTGTTAAGGGGAAAGCGTCCCCGCTATCACGTTGAAAAGCGCTACGTTCATAAAAACGGTCAAATTGTGTGGGCATTGCTCAGTGTGTCTTTAGTGCGCGACGTGCAACAGCAACCGAGCTATTTTATTTGTCAAATTCAAGATATTACCGCGCGTAAAGAAACAGAAGAGGCGCTGCGGGCGAGCGAACGGCGCTATGCAACCCTAACTAAAATGTCTCCTGCGGGCATATTCCGCACCGATCCTCAAGGGAATTATTCCTTTGTGAACGATCGGTGGTGTCAAATGACCGGATTGACTCCCCAATTAGCAATGGGAATGGGTTGGGCGAGTGCGTTGCATCCGGAGGATCGCGATCGCGTGGCGACAGATTGGTGTCGTGCTGCGCAACTCAATCTTCCCTTTTCCTGCGAGTATCGCTTTATGTCTCCCGATGGGGTAGTGGTTTGGGTGGTGGGACAAGCAGTAGCAGAAAAAGACTCGAAGGGGAACATTATCAGCTATATCGGCACGGTCACCGATGTTAGCGCCCTCAAACAGGTCGAAACCGCTCTCCAGGAAAAAAACGAAGCCTTAAACCAGACGCTGCAAGAACTCAAGCGCACTCAAAACGAGCTGATTCAATCGGAAAAAATGGTTGCTCTCGGTCAATTGATTGCGGGGGTGGCACACGAAATTAATACGCCTCTTGCCGCAATTCGCTCTTCTATCGAACATATTTCAGACTTTTTTGACCAAAAACTCGATAAAACTTCTTCTTTCTATCGACATCTTTCTAGTCCGCGCCAACAGGACTTTTTAAACCTGCTCGATCGTTCCGCCCAAGGTTCTGCGACAATATCCCATCGGGAAAAACGCCAGTATAAGCGCCGATTGATTCGCAAACTCGAAGGGGACGCGATCGCGAATGCCGACATTCTGGCGGATTATCTCATTGATATGGGCATTTACGAACCCTCAGACGCTCTCGCGCCCTTATTCCAAGATCCCAACGGCTTAAGCATCGTCAAAACCGCCTACCAACTCACCAGCGTGAAAAGCAGCGCGCAAACCATTACCACCGCCACCGATAGGGCGGCAAAAGTTGTCTTTGCCCTCAAAACCTACGCCCATTACGACCATTCCGAACGAAAAATTCCCACAGACATCCTAAAGGGGATTGAAACAGTTTTAACCCTCTATCAAAATCAATTCAAAGGTGGCGTTAAGATCCTCCGTCGCTACGCGCCAAACTTGCCAATGATTTGGGGGTATCCCGACGAACTCAATCAAGTTTGGACGAATTTAATTCACAATGCCCTGCAAGCGATGAATAATCAAGGCAGATTGATCTTTGAAGTTGTCCTTCGCAATTGTGGAATTTGTGTCAGCGTTATCGATAGCGGTGGCGGTATTCCCCAAGAAATTCAACCGAGGATTTTCCAACCCTTCTTTACCACCAAACCACCGGGAGAAGGAAGCGGTTTGGGACTCGATATTGCCAAGAAGATTATTGAAAAGCATCAGGGAACCATCGGGTTCGAGAGCGAACCGGGAAAAACCGCGTTTCGCGTATGTTTGCCCTTAAACCGTCCAGAGGAATAG
- a CDS encoding CBS domain-containing protein, protein MSLTQPFSLIEQALDPRPLRIAPDTPVLDAIALMSQNHTTYVLIDDAERLAGIFTERDVVRIAAESMVLEGIAIAQLMTQQPITLSIAENQDIFSVISILRSSGIRHLPVLNESGRVLGVITPQSLRQALNPADMLQMRHVRDIMIADVLTATATTPVLEIAQLMATRRKSCVVICQTDGNPTPPKLKPIGIITERDIVQFKILGLDLAQIPAATVMSSPLLPIDCNVSIWEAHQRMKQHRIRRLVVVDETGTLTGLVTQSNLLEALNPVDINNTIDLLQQTITERTQALKTANLQMQQEVQQRIEAESEVRRLNGELEQRVKERTAQLAASNEELKQTLVQLQATQTELIHCEKMAALGQLVAGIAHEVNTPLGAIRSSIDYITDFLAQNLKHLPQFFQTLPPERHADFLALLHTGTAQSLLNSREKRKLKRQIVGQLKTAAIANADTIADTLVDMGVYEQLDSFLPLLRDKRSEAILDAAYQLASLHKSANIITMATNQAAKVVYALKSYSHQNATPTKVRANIVDSIETVLTLYHNHLKHGVEIIRNYENNLPEIFCYPDELHQVWTNLIHNALQAMNSQGTIQIDARHQEGCLKIKITDSGSGISPEIQDKIFQPFFTTKALGEGSGLGLDIVTRILNKHGGKIDLESIPGQTTFIVDLPI, encoded by the coding sequence ATGTCCCTTACTCAACCCTTTTCCTTAATCGAACAAGCCCTCGATCCCCGACCTTTAAGGATCGCGCCCGATACGCCCGTTCTAGACGCGATCGCGCTCATGAGTCAAAATCACACCACCTACGTTCTGATCGACGATGCAGAGCGACTGGCGGGCATTTTCACCGAACGGGATGTCGTGAGAATCGCGGCTGAGAGTATGGTGCTTGAAGGAATCGCGATCGCGCAGCTCATGACCCAGCAACCTATCACCCTCTCTATCGCAGAGAATCAAGATATTTTTTCCGTCATCTCCATCCTGCGTTCCTCCGGCATTCGCCACCTCCCCGTCCTCAACGAAAGTGGCAGGGTGTTAGGGGTCATTACCCCTCAAAGTTTGCGCCAAGCCCTCAATCCGGCGGATATGCTGCAAATGCGCCATGTCAGAGACATTATGATTGCCGATGTCCTAACTGCAACCGCCACCACCCCCGTCCTCGAAATTGCCCAACTGATGGCAACGCGCCGGAAAAGCTGCGTGGTCATTTGCCAAACCGATGGGAACCCCACCCCTCCAAAGCTCAAACCCATTGGCATTATTACCGAACGGGACATCGTTCAATTCAAAATTTTAGGGCTAGACCTCGCCCAAATCCCCGCCGCAACGGTGATGAGCAGCCCCCTACTACCCATCGATTGCAATGTTTCAATTTGGGAAGCCCATCAGCGCATGAAGCAGCACCGCATTCGTCGATTGGTCGTGGTTGACGAAACCGGAACCTTAACGGGATTGGTGACCCAAAGTAATCTCCTTGAAGCCCTCAATCCCGTTGATATTAATAACACCATCGACTTATTGCAACAAACAATTACCGAACGAACCCAGGCATTGAAGACAGCAAATTTGCAAATGCAGCAAGAAGTTCAGCAGCGCATCGAAGCAGAATCAGAAGTGCGCCGCCTTAATGGGGAACTCGAACAGAGGGTTAAGGAACGCACCGCCCAACTCGCCGCCAGTAATGAAGAACTCAAACAAACCCTTGTGCAATTGCAAGCAACGCAAACCGAATTGATCCATTGCGAAAAAATGGCGGCTTTGGGACAATTGGTCGCGGGAATTGCCCATGAAGTGAATACGCCCTTGGGAGCGATTCGGTCTTCCATCGACTACATCACCGACTTCCTCGCCCAAAACCTCAAACACCTTCCCCAGTTTTTTCAAACCCTTCCCCCCGAACGCCACGCCGATTTTCTCGCCCTCCTCCACACCGGAACCGCTCAATCCCTACTCAACAGTCGGGAAAAACGCAAACTCAAACGCCAAATTGTGGGTCAACTGAAAACTGCCGCGATCGCGAACGCCGACACCATTGCCGATACCTTAGTCGATATGGGGGTTTACGAGCAACTCGATAGCTTCCTTCCCCTTTTGAGAGATAAGCGTAGCGAAGCAATTTTGGACGCGGCTTATCAACTCGCCAGCTTACACAAAAGTGCCAACATCATTACGATGGCAACAAATCAAGCCGCTAAAGTAGTTTATGCGCTCAAAAGCTATTCCCATCAAAATGCAACTCCAACCAAAGTTCGAGCCAATATTGTCGATAGCATTGAAACGGTTTTGACTCTCTATCACAATCACCTCAAACACGGCGTTGAAATCATCCGCAATTATGAAAATAATTTACCCGAAATTTTTTGTTATCCCGACGAACTACACCAAGTTTGGACGAATTTAATTCACAACGCCCTCCAAGCAATGAATAGTCAAGGAACGATCCAAATCGACGCGCGCCACCAAGAAGGATGTTTGAAAATCAAAATAACCGATAGCGGTTCTGGGATTTCTCCTGAAATTCAGGACAAGATTTTTCAGCCTTTCTTTACAACGAAGGCATTAGGAGAAGGGAGTGGTTTGGGATTGGATATCGTGACCAGGATTCTCAATAAGCATGGCGGTAAAATTGATTTAGAAAGCATTCCAGGGCAAACCACTTTTATCGTTGATTTACCAATTTAA
- a CDS encoding response regulator, whose amino-acid sequence MSKPVILCVDDEIVVLDSLKTQLKKSFGDCYLYEIAESADEAIEIIDELEEEGTPILMIVSDWLMPGIKGDEFLIQVHQKFPKIVKVMLTGQADGDAIERARKQANLHCCLLKPWNSKELIETIKSGLIRS is encoded by the coding sequence ATGTCAAAGCCCGTGATTTTATGTGTTGATGATGAAATTGTTGTTTTAGATAGTTTAAAAACACAACTCAAGAAAAGTTTTGGCGATTGCTATCTTTATGAAATTGCAGAAAGTGCAGATGAGGCGATTGAAATCATTGATGAATTAGAAGAAGAGGGGACTCCAATTTTGATGATTGTTTCGGATTGGTTGATGCCCGGTATTAAAGGCGATGAGTTCTTGATTCAGGTTCATCAAAAATTCCCTAAAATTGTTAAAGTGATGCTAACCGGGCAGGCAGATGGAGATGCAATCGAGCGAGCGCGAAAGCAAGCAAATTTACATTGCTGTTTATTGAAACCTTGGAACAGTAAAGAATTGATAGAAACGATAAAATCTGGCTTAATAAGATCATGA
- a CDS encoding adenylate/guanylate cyclase domain-containing protein, with the protein MSKPVIICIDDEITILDSLKIQLKKALGSDYLIETALGGEDALELIDELLEDGYEIALAISDYIMPDIKGDELLKQIHELSPKTLKIMLTGQADLEAVANAINYAKLYRYIAKPWQSEDLSLTVSEALYSYFQDKKLAAQNLELHHMNQALEQANREQAKLIAQLQENENRLQQFLEGVPVGMVVFEATGKLYYLNSRAEQLLNKGLVSDATPEQFPEIYRFYQVGKDRLYPWQDIPGIRALGGESTRVDNIEIRQADRCIPLEVWGTPIYNAEGEIIYAIAAFQDITERKQAEAERAQFTQELLQLNQANERFVPNQFLQLLDKQSIVEVKVGESVEQEMSILFSDIRAFTTLSEQMSLEDNFQFINGFLSRMEPAILENSGFIDKYIGDAIMALFGNSPDDALKAGIAMLQRLEIYNRERERLERPTLKIGVGINTGTLMLGTVGGQSRMDSTVISDAVNLSSRLEGLTKIYGASLLISHCTLAKLNKPMDFSLRLIDRVQVKGKSQKVSVFEVFDADPPPLRAYKLETKSIFESALLQYYCGALDNAIALLQDCLQINPEDTVATIYLKRCQQLRAEGVTVP; encoded by the coding sequence ATGAGCAAACCTGTCATTATCTGTATTGATGATGAAATTACAATTCTCGACAGCTTAAAGATTCAGCTCAAAAAAGCGCTGGGTTCGGACTATTTGATTGAAACGGCATTGGGGGGAGAAGATGCTTTAGAATTAATCGATGAATTATTAGAGGATGGCTATGAAATTGCCTTGGCGATCTCCGACTATATCATGCCGGATATTAAGGGAGATGAACTATTAAAACAAATCCACGAACTTTCGCCCAAAACTTTAAAAATAATGCTCACCGGGCAAGCAGATTTAGAAGCGGTGGCAAATGCGATTAACTACGCAAAACTCTATCGATATATTGCAAAGCCTTGGCAATCAGAAGACCTAAGCTTGACGGTTTCTGAAGCATTGTATAGTTATTTCCAAGACAAAAAACTCGCCGCTCAAAATCTCGAACTCCATCACATGAATCAAGCGTTGGAGCAAGCCAACCGAGAACAGGCAAAACTAATCGCGCAGCTTCAAGAAAATGAAAATCGCTTGCAGCAATTTCTAGAAGGCGTTCCGGTGGGAATGGTGGTGTTTGAGGCGACAGGAAAGCTTTACTATCTCAATTCTAGGGCAGAGCAGTTACTCAATAAAGGGCTGGTTTCCGACGCTACGCCGGAGCAATTTCCGGAAATTTATCGATTTTATCAAGTGGGGAAAGATCGCTTGTATCCCTGGCAGGATATTCCTGGAATCCGCGCCTTGGGGGGGGAAAGTACGCGAGTTGACAATATTGAAATTCGTCAGGCGGATCGCTGTATTCCCCTTGAGGTGTGGGGAACGCCGATTTATAATGCAGAGGGAGAAATTATTTACGCGATCGCGGCGTTTCAAGATATTACCGAACGCAAACAAGCAGAAGCCGAACGCGCGCAATTTACCCAAGAACTCCTGCAACTCAACCAAGCCAACGAACGATTCGTTCCCAACCAATTTCTGCAACTCCTTGATAAGCAGAGTATTGTTGAGGTGAAAGTGGGCGAGTCTGTCGAACAGGAAATGTCCATTTTATTTAGCGATATTCGCGCCTTCACCACCCTCTCCGAACAAATGAGTTTGGAAGACAATTTTCAATTCATCAATGGCTTCCTCTCCCGGATGGAACCCGCTATCCTTGAGAATTCCGGATTCATTGATAAATACATCGGCGATGCAATTATGGCGCTGTTTGGCAACAGTCCAGACGATGCCCTCAAAGCTGGAATTGCCATGCTGCAACGCCTCGAAATCTATAATCGGGAACGGGAACGTCTCGAACGTCCCACCTTAAAAATTGGTGTTGGCATTAATACCGGAACCCTAATGTTGGGAACAGTCGGGGGACAGTCTCGCATGGATAGTACGGTGATTAGCGATGCGGTTAACCTTTCCTCTCGCCTCGAAGGACTCACCAAAATTTATGGCGCGTCGCTGCTCATTTCCCACTGTACCCTTGCCAAACTCAACAAACCGATGGATTTTTCCCTGCGCTTAATCGATCGCGTACAGGTGAAGGGGAAATCCCAAAAAGTCTCTGTTTTTGAGGTATTTGATGCGGATCCTCCCCCGTTGCGTGCGTATAAATTAGAGACGAAATCCATTTTTGAGAGTGCCTTATTGCAGTACTATTGTGGAGCCTTGGATAACGCGATCGCGCTATTGCAAGACTGCTTGCAAATCAATCCAGAGGATACGGTTGCAACGATCTATCTCAAACGCTGTCAGCAGTTGCGCGCGGAAGGCGTGACCGTTCCATAA
- a CDS encoding cache domain-containing protein, whose amino-acid sequence MLANLFNRSIARISRKVPLRPILVIPFVVQIFGAVGLVGYLSFRNGQQAVHQVVDRLSHAIANRIDQHIQDYLDLPHLFQQIEAADIRNDNFNLDDFERLQLKFGSLIQLNDVVDYIYIGTEDGYFLGVQQLPNGETVVKIRNASTEPERVIYQLNEEGERLEPTQAKAYDPRTRPWYKAARQAKTSTWSPIYLSAHLGVLQITPAMPLYDNEGELQGVLGTNLILSEIGKFLQTLEISQSGQAFIIERSGELVASSTTEPTIIETQGQKKRLKAVNSENLLLKFTAEHLSERFATLNTIQQTQQFSFRRNRQRYIVQVSPFRDGRGLDWLIVVTIPEDDFMAQINRNTRTTILLCIAALGIATLVGIQTARWVAKPLQQLNAAAKQLAKGQWDATAIALDRDRVDEVGQLSRSFTWMAEQLRDSFASLETKNSEMQALNAALSASEAQLRQFLNAIPTGVAIIDRDGKPYYINQTGQELLGQGIVEVNPPKSWRAIYHAHLAESEDLYPYDRDPVAKALAGVSARIDDMEIRRDNQILPLEVLGTPIYDEEGNIAYAIAVFQDITERKHAEAERQQLIEDLFEANCNLELALDEQVQLTEATRRFVPNQFLQLLNKQSIVEVELGESVERFMSVLFTDIRGFTTLSEQMNLEDNFQFINGFLSRMEPAILENNGFIDKYIGDAIMALFSHSPDDALKAGIAMLKKLETYNHTRVEAKRPLIKIGIGINTGNLRLGIVGGQFRMDSTAISDSVNLSSRLEGLTKTYGIPLLISHYTFAQLNNPMDFALRLIDRVQVKGKVRKVAVFEVFDADPPELHDAKLKTKTIFEDGLLSYYRGAIEIARQRFNECLQIFPDDTVAQIYLKRCDEFHTKV is encoded by the coding sequence ATGCTAGCTAATCTATTCAATCGCTCGATCGCGCGCATCTCCCGCAAAGTTCCCTTACGCCCGATTTTAGTCATTCCCTTTGTCGTGCAAATCTTTGGCGCGGTGGGACTGGTGGGCTATCTCTCCTTCCGCAACGGACAGCAAGCGGTGCATCAAGTGGTCGATCGTTTGAGTCACGCGATCGCGAATCGCATCGACCAACACATCCAAGACTACCTCGATCTTCCCCACCTCTTCCAGCAAATCGAAGCCGCAGACATTCGCAACGATAACTTTAACCTCGATGATTTCGAGCGACTGCAACTCAAATTTGGCTCCCTGATTCAACTCAACGATGTCGTCGATTACATCTACATCGGCACCGAAGACGGCTATTTTTTAGGGGTGCAACAACTCCCCAACGGCGAAACCGTCGTTAAAATTCGCAATGCCAGTACCGAACCCGAACGGGTCATTTATCAACTCAATGAGGAGGGAGAACGCCTCGAACCCACTCAGGCAAAAGCCTACGACCCCCGCACCCGCCCGTGGTACAAAGCCGCCCGTCAAGCAAAAACTTCAACCTGGAGTCCCATTTATCTCTCCGCCCACTTAGGGGTGCTGCAAATTACCCCCGCAATGCCCCTTTACGACAATGAGGGAGAACTGCAAGGGGTATTGGGAACCAATCTCATTCTCTCTGAGATCGGTAAATTCCTCCAAACCCTTGAAATTAGCCAATCGGGGCAAGCGTTCATCATCGAGCGATCGGGAGAATTAGTAGCAAGTTCTACCACAGAACCCACTATTATCGAAACCCAAGGTCAAAAAAAACGCTTAAAGGCGGTAAATAGCGAAAATCTCCTGCTCAAATTCACCGCAGAGCATTTATCCGAACGGTTTGCAACGCTGAATACGATCCAGCAAACCCAACAATTTTCCTTTCGCCGCAATCGCCAGCGCTATATCGTCCAAGTGTCCCCCTTTCGAGACGGGCGAGGGTTGGATTGGTTGATTGTGGTGACGATTCCCGAAGACGACTTTATGGCGCAAATTAATCGAAATACGCGCACGACGATTCTGCTTTGCATTGCAGCTTTGGGGATTGCAACCTTAGTAGGAATTCAAACCGCGCGTTGGGTTGCCAAACCCTTACAGCAATTGAATGCTGCCGCCAAACAACTTGCCAAGGGGCAATGGGATGCCACGGCAATTGCCCTAGATCGCGATCGCGTCGATGAGGTCGGTCAACTCTCCCGTTCCTTCACTTGGATGGCAGAACAACTGCGAGACTCCTTTGCCTCCTTAGAAACTAAAAATTCGGAAATGCAAGCCTTAAACGCGGCGCTATCGGCGAGTGAAGCGCAATTGAGACAGTTCCTCAATGCCATTCCCACCGGCGTTGCAATTATCGATCGCGACGGCAAACCTTACTACATCAATCAAACAGGACAAGAACTATTGGGGCAAGGAATTGTTGAGGTGAATCCTCCCAAATCCTGGCGAGCCATTTATCACGCGCACCTGGCAGAAAGCGAAGACCTTTATCCGTACGATCGCGATCCCGTTGCCAAAGCCCTCGCTGGAGTGAGCGCCCGTATCGACGACATGGAAATTCGCCGAGATAACCAAATTCTTCCCCTGGAAGTGTTGGGAACGCCCATTTACGATGAAGAAGGGAATATTGCTTACGCGATCGCGGTTTTTCAAGATATTACCGAACGCAAACACGCCGAAGCCGAACGACAGCAACTCATCGAAGACCTCTTTGAAGCCAACTGCAACCTCGAACTTGCCCTCGACGAACAAGTACAACTCACCGAAGCCACCCGACGCTTCGTTCCCAACCAATTTTTGCAACTCCTCAACAAGCAAAGTATCGTTGAAGTCGAACTTGGCGAATCCGTCGAGCGCTTCATGTCCGTTCTCTTCACCGATATTCGAGGCTTCACCACCCTCTCCGAACAAATGAACCTAGAGGACAACTTTCAATTCATCAACGGCTTCCTCTCCCGCATGGAACCGGCAATCCTCGAAAACAATGGCTTTATCGACAAATACATCGGCGACGCGATTATGGCACTCTTTAGCCACAGTCCAGACGATGCCCTCAAAGCTGGAATTGCCATGCTGAAAAAACTCGAAACCTATAACCACACGCGAGTAGAAGCCAAACGTCCCCTGATTAAAATCGGCATTGGCATCAACACCGGAAACCTGCGATTGGGCATTGTTGGGGGACAATTTCGCATGGATAGCACCGCCATTAGCGACTCGGTGAACCTCTCCTCCCGCCTCGAAGGACTCACCAAAACCTACGGAATCCCCCTACTCATCTCCCACTACACCTTCGCGCAACTCAATAATCCAATGGATTTTGCCCTGCGGCTGATCGATCGCGTCCAGGTTAAAGGAAAAGTGCGAAAAGTTGCCGTTTTTGAAGTATTTGATGCGGATCCACCTGAGCTGCATGATGCAAAATTAAAAACCAAAACGATCTTTGAAGATGGTTTGCTGTCCTATTATCGAGGCGCGATCGAAATCGCCCGCCAACGCTTCAACGAATGCCTACAAATTTTTCCCGACGATACCGTTGCACAGATTTACCTCAAACGCTGCGATGAGTTTCACACCAAAGTGTAA